The sequence below is a genomic window from Monodelphis domestica isolate mMonDom1 chromosome 2, mMonDom1.pri, whole genome shotgun sequence.
GCCCCTGGAAGCAAATGGTAATTCTGGTAGCAATGGAGGCATGAGATGCTCCCCACTGTGTGGGGTCTGACCATATGTGTGCCCTATGTGTATACATTTCCCTACATGTGACCATTCTTACAATTGATATAGTCTTTGTTTGTGGAAGAATATTACCTTGGTTTATCAAGGCTTTGAACTAACTTTTCATCTGGCTAACtaataaaataaacacatttgTGGGGGCTCATGAAATATAGACCTGAGTATATTTGAATCTATATTATACCTTGAATCATGGATAACTCTCTCTGAGGGTATACAGTAGACCAAGTTGCCTCTATAATAATCTCCATAATTGGAGGGTTTTTTAATCTGATAACTTTATTTTACTGACATAGGAAACACCTTTAAGCCTCATGGATAATTTATCTGATGCTGAAAATAAAGTTCCTGTCTCCTTTGGTCTGGAACAGCTCAGTTATCACTATTTTAGTGCTGTAATTTGTTTTATAGGGTAATAATTAACAGGATAAGTCTGTTGCCAAGAAAGTAAATCAcattttgctgttttcttcttttctcacacGACACAATCCTCGCCTTTAATTAAAGAGTAAGTTTCAAGGGCACTATCTTCTGGTGAAACTGTGGAACATTTCAGCAAGGGAAAACCTGCTGAAATCTTCAATACACAGTTGTTTCTTCTAAAGTGAGAAATAGCACAGGTGACATTaaaatgaattgtttttctttaaagtgtCCTAccatcttttcccccttctctccacaAGTCCCTAGTCCCTCCTCTTTGTTTCCCTCCACCTCCccaaatgtatatattatatttttcccaAACCAAATACTATGTGGGATCCTTCTATAACAAAGTATTTTAGATCTCTAACAGCTTAGAAAGAATTTCTTCCAATCCTCtgcttttacagatgagtaatgAATACCCAAAAGAGGAAGTGCCTTGTTCAAGGTTACATGTTCGTAACAAAACTGGTACAAATAAACAGGTATCCAAAATCCCATCTGGAATCTCTTGACATTACTTCACAATGCCAACTTTGTGTTATTAGTTTATCTCCAACCTCAGGGCTCCTTATTGCCtatgaaatatgtatatagtCAGTACTTTCTTTCAGCTAATTCTTCTTTCACCTTGCCTTCATCACCACAGAGTTTCAGTtgcctcctcattctcctttctttttcaaatgattGGTTGTTCCTTATTGTTTTTAAGCTACGGGTACTCCCAATTGACCCTATCAGCCCACAGCCTCCCTCCCTTATTacttcttctcttttcattcctGGAGGTTCTTGGAACATCCACTCTTTAAACCAGAGCGTCTGCTGTTGCTTTTCCCAATCCCTGAACCTACTGTTATGCTCGTGGAAGGAGGCGGGAGAAAAGAGTTGGGGGCGCGGCCAAGAGACCAAACTGCACCTCTCAGATCCAAAGCTCTGTTCCTTGACGTCACAGAGACTTCTCTGTCAGCCTCCAGGAGGGCAAactctctcactctccctttctctgtcctaTCTCTCACTCACACACCGAGAGCGAGAAGCAAAGCAAAACAGCTACGACCACTTTGAGCTCAGGCTCGCGTTACCTCCTGCTCACATACTGAATCAGCAAGACAGGCAGCCTCAGAACCGTCAGCAGGAGCTTCAGACGACTTTTGTGAGAACAGTCCCCATGCAAAGAGACCTTCTGCATCTCTAACTTGCCCAGGTGAGTGTCCAAGCCCCTTTGGGAGCGTTTAGGAGGGTGGGCTAGGGGATGAGTGCCATGCATCAATGCAGATCTTCTCTGCCACCTTTGATCCGGTTCCTCCAGAAATCTgagaaggaaaaccaggctttccATTTGGTTTCTCAGCTTCCGAGCTTGTATCTTCCTTTGTAGTGCACTGTCAGAAACTTTGCTTGTCAGCACCAAGGACAGCGATCCGCTAAACAAAGCTTATGCTTTGTTTTCAGCAAGCAAAAGTGGGAAAGACATCAGCTTATTTTAACAATCCTCCACCTTCTCGTGTGTACACGTCTGCACGTGTATATACTACATGTATATTTGCGCGCACACACGTGATTAGCATCTATGCATGTGAGCGCGAACACTATCGGTTTTCTTtagtaaatgaaaatatatactgCATGAGCGCATATTTTCCCAGAATATGGCatgtcctctctccctctctgttctgGTGTTTGAGGGTGGGATGGGCTGGGGCTAAGAGAGCCACTCCACCTGGCAGAAGTTGCTAGGGCATTCTGAGCTGCACATTTAAAACTCATCTTTCCCCTTCGGTTCAGGCTACAGCTCCGGGCCAGTATGAACGTGAGTGCCATCTCCCTAAATGACACCCGGTCGGTGGATGCAACAACGGTTGCTGCGGAAGGAGCAGCGACAGCTGCAGCATCTGACCCAACTCGCTGGTTGCCCCCCGGGAGCGCAGCGCTGGGCAGTGGCACTAATGGGTCCCTGGAGCTCTCATCGCAGTTGCCCGCGGGGTCACCTGGGCTACTCTTGTCGGCCATCAACCCTTGGGATGTGATGCTGTGCGTGTCTGGCACTGTGATCGCTGGCGAGAATGCACTGGTGGTAGCCATTATCTCCTCCACTCCAGCGCTGCGCACTCCGATGTTCGTGCTGGTGGGGAGCCTGGCCACCGCTGACCTGCTGGCGGGCTGTGGGCTCATTCTCAACTTCGTGTTTCAGTATGTGATTCCTTCTGAGACCGTTAGCCTGCTCACTGTGGGTTTCCTCGTGTCCTCCTTCACTGCCTCAGTCAGCAGCCTATTGGCCATCACTGTAGACCGCTACCTGTCGCTCTATAACGCTCTCACTTACTACTCTGAGCGGACCCTCCTATGTGTCCATCTCATGCTGGCAGTGACCTGGGGGGTGTCACTGTGCCTGGGGCTCCTGCCGGTGCTTGGCTGGAACTGCCTGGCTGATCGTGCTTCCTGCAGTGTGGTCCGACCACTCACTCGCAGCCACGTGGCACTGCTGTCCACCTCCTTCTTCGTGGTCTTCGCCATCATGCTGCACCTTTACGCTCGCATCTGCAAGGTGGTTTGCCGCCACGCTCACCAGATCGCTCTGCAGCAGCATTTCCTGGCCCCTCCTCATTACGTAGCCACCAGAAAGGGAGTCAGCACTCTGGCCATAGTCCTTGGGACTTTTGGAGCCAGCTGGCTTCCTTTTGCCATCTACTGCGTGGTGGGCAGTCATGAATACCCTTCCGTGTACACTTATGCCACCTTGCTCCCTGCCACCTACAACTCCATGATTAATCCCATCATCTATGCCTACAGGAACCAGGAGATCCAGAGGTCCATGTGGCTCCTGTTCTGTGGTTGTTTCCAGTCCAAAGTGCACTTCCGCTCTAGGTCCCCCAGTGACGTGTGAAAgaaccctctctccttcctcccagcCCTACACAAATGGACAATATTGGTGAACTACACAGTGCCTGTTGATGAATTTCTAGACCCATTAGTGTGAAAGtctatgaaaaaaatttcaaaacctAAACCAACACAAAAGCTCACCAAGAAAACATGCTTCAGGTTAGCACTTTATATATACAGTGTATATATTCGTGtagatatatatacaaatatttgtatCTTCTGAAAGTCTTCAGGGTATTGAGCTTACAATTCTGTGAAAAAATGTGGTTGTATACCAAAATTGTACATCACATTTGTGAAGTGAAGATATTCCAAAACTGCTTAATTATAGCACTTTATTTTCTAGCTGCTGAACTGCCAAAACAGTGTTGCTATGTTTGAAAGCAGGGGAAAGTAAAATGTTGTATTTTTGTTGTATGTGATAGTATATTTTGCTGCACACACATCGATAAATTACAACATATTTTGTACACAAATAAATACATCAAATGTGTATTTGTGTATGCGTCTAATTGCAAACCCAACATTTAAAATCTGATTcattaaagtattttgaaaagcTTGGTACTGTAGTCTTCCatctaatgattaaaaaaaaaaacaccataattGAACATTGAGTACtaacacttttatttattttccttaaccTAGTTATGATAGATAAAATCAAACAACATACTCCGGTATTAATAATGTCatgaaatctcagagttggaaagaacattaaagattattttatctAATTCCTGCTAGATTTAAGGAATTACATCTACAATATCCCAGATAGGTGGCAATCCAGCTTCCCTTTGGCAACTTCCTCTGGATAGAAGAAACCCCATCTTTTCCAGGACAGCAAGATAGCCATTCAAATTTTTGAAGACAGTTTTTATGTATGAATTCTCCATCTTCTTACATGCACAAATTGCATTACTATTTCCTTTGAATAGTTCCAAAAGGATGCTTAGGAAGTCGTTTGTATA
It includes:
- the GPR6 gene encoding G-protein coupled receptor 6, whose product is MNVSAISLNDTRSVDATTVAAEGAATAAASDPTRWLPPGSAALGSGTNGSLELSSQLPAGSPGLLLSAINPWDVMLCVSGTVIAGENALVVAIISSTPALRTPMFVLVGSLATADLLAGCGLILNFVFQYVIPSETVSLLTVGFLVSSFTASVSSLLAITVDRYLSLYNALTYYSERTLLCVHLMLAVTWGVSLCLGLLPVLGWNCLADRASCSVVRPLTRSHVALLSTSFFVVFAIMLHLYARICKVVCRHAHQIALQQHFLAPPHYVATRKGVSTLAIVLGTFGASWLPFAIYCVVGSHEYPSVYTYATLLPATYNSMINPIIYAYRNQEIQRSMWLLFCGCFQSKVHFRSRSPSDV